The proteins below come from a single Methyloprofundus sedimenti genomic window:
- a CDS encoding inorganic phosphate transporter — translation MTEIQQMAYNGALARDAGLRNEEDFDPDELETDYYIDIHNLNAKKEDLAAHRALETYVPIIAALGSMVISAMLIFKGLKNMHLELSTLNNLLIMLMIAASIWMATYIFAKTLKGHSLNKSTFLLFSWMQVFTASGFAFSHGANDIANAIGPFAAILDVLRTGEMGSSAAVPPIAMLTFGVALISGLWFIGKEVIATVGHNLTEMHPASGFSAELAAAAVVLLASMFGIPVSSTHILIGAIMGIGLVNKQANWDLMKPIALAWVITLPAAAILSSLVFLALANIF, via the coding sequence ATGACTGAAATCCAACAAATGGCTTATAACGGTGCACTCGCACGTGATGCTGGCTTAAGGAATGAAGAGGACTTTGACCCTGACGAGCTAGAAACGGATTACTATATAGATATTCATAATCTTAATGCAAAAAAAGAAGACCTTGCCGCTCATAGAGCGCTAGAAACTTATGTTCCCATTATTGCCGCTTTAGGTTCTATGGTGATCTCTGCCATGCTAATCTTCAAAGGCTTAAAGAATATGCACCTTGAATTATCGACGCTCAATAACTTATTGATAATGCTGATGATTGCCGCGTCTATCTGGATGGCGACCTATATATTTGCCAAAACACTCAAAGGTCACTCTCTCAATAAATCAACTTTTTTATTGTTTAGCTGGATGCAGGTTTTTACTGCATCAGGCTTTGCATTCAGTCACGGCGCTAACGACATTGCCAATGCTATCGGCCCTTTCGCGGCTATTTTAGATGTATTACGTACTGGCGAAATGGGTTCATCGGCTGCGGTTCCACCCATCGCCATGCTGACTTTTGGTGTTGCGCTAATCTCTGGGCTTTGGTTTATTGGTAAAGAAGTTATCGCGACAGTAGGTCACAACTTGACTGAGATGCACCCTGCTTCTGGATTCTCAGCTGAACTTGCTGCTGCTGCCGTGGTATTGCTTGCTTCAATGTTCGGTATCCCTGTTTCCAGTACGCATATTCTTATTGGTGCTATTATGGGAATTGGTTTGGTTAATAAACAAGCGAACTGGGATTTAATGAAACCGATTGCACTGGCATGGGTCATTACTCTACCGGCAGCAGCAATTTTAAGCTCGCTTGTCTTTCTTGCTTTAGCTAATATTTTTTAG
- a CDS encoding endonuclease/exonuclease/phosphatase family protein: MELSLLTLNLHTYHQHSRHCPFDTMHHHEREVHIIAEAIAQLRIDVICFQEVGEYMHDPITHPYGESPSNMAYRITQKLRSWGNYYHIHQDWSHIGFDRWREGTAILSRYPMQHQHSAYVSNDQSKDNYMSRNVTLTGIDVPWYGLVHISNVHLSWSNHGFYEEYNRLKNLIYSRMNFGFRADLLVGDFNAPAGEDAYNYIVGNQEYVDQFFQMHPQRFYEPSFQGHIDGWYNSPPKRIDYIFKRHDSQIKITSLEVIFNHRFFPVVSDHFGYLARFYLFSTSSLISYL; this comes from the coding sequence ATGGAACTCTCCCTGCTAACCTTAAACTTACATACCTATCACCAGCATTCTCGGCATTGCCCGTTCGATACCATGCATCATCATGAACGTGAAGTACATATAATTGCTGAAGCTATAGCCCAGTTAAGGATTGATGTTATCTGCTTTCAGGAAGTCGGTGAATATATGCACGATCCGATAACTCACCCTTACGGGGAGTCGCCGTCGAATATGGCTTATCGTATTACTCAGAAATTACGTAGTTGGGGGAATTACTATCATATACATCAGGACTGGAGCCATATTGGTTTTGATCGTTGGCGAGAAGGCACGGCAATTCTAAGTCGTTATCCTATGCAGCACCAGCATTCCGCTTATGTTTCTAATGACCAGAGCAAAGATAATTATATGTCGCGCAATGTCACTCTGACAGGTATCGACGTGCCATGGTATGGACTGGTTCATATATCCAATGTGCATTTAAGCTGGTCGAATCATGGTTTCTACGAAGAATATAATCGGCTGAAAAATCTGATTTATTCACGTATGAATTTTGGTTTTAGAGCTGATTTACTAGTGGGTGATTTTAATGCACCTGCTGGAGAAGACGCTTATAATTATATTGTCGGGAATCAGGAATATGTGGATCAGTTCTTTCAGATGCATCCACAACGTTTTTATGAACCTAGTTTTCAAGGACATATTGATGGTTGGTATAATAGTCCGCCAAAACGCATAGATTATATTTTTAAACGGCATGACAGTCAGATAAAGATTACCTCACTGGAGGTAATTTTCAATCATAGATTTTTTCCAGTTGTTTCCGATCATTTTGGCTATCTGGCAAGGTTTTATTTGTTTAGTACCAGCTCGCTGATCAGCTATCTATAG
- a CDS encoding protein-L-isoaspartate(D-aspartate) O-methyltransferase: MNDLQRMLDDIEMEFKLTRMYIGKNAMDTRVKAAIQQVPRYEFIPRELHYRAYENGPVPIGSGQTISQPYIVALMSDLLNTKPSDSILEIGTGSGYQTAVLSRMVQQVYSVEIIESLAAKALNRLNKLGYTNISLRTGDGYFGWPEHAPYDGIIVTAAAPCIPPSLIEQLKVGARMVIPLGFPNSYQELMLVEKKANGEIETQSILGVSFVPLTGKHETDCADNVLPGSRKIH, from the coding sequence ATGAACGATCTGCAACGCATGCTGGACGATATTGAAATGGAGTTCAAACTAACCCGTATGTACATAGGCAAAAATGCAATGGATACCAGGGTTAAGGCCGCTATTCAACAGGTTCCGAGGTATGAATTTATCCCTCGCGAGTTGCATTACCGTGCCTATGAAAACGGCCCGGTCCCCATCGGCTCTGGGCAGACCATTTCCCAACCTTATATAGTTGCCCTGATGAGCGACTTATTGAATACAAAACCTAGTGACAGTATTCTTGAAATCGGAACTGGTTCCGGTTATCAGACCGCTGTCTTGTCCCGTATGGTGCAACAGGTTTATAGTGTTGAAATTATAGAAAGTCTGGCTGCAAAGGCGCTCAATCGACTCAACAAACTAGGTTACACTAACATAAGCCTGCGCACAGGAGATGGTTATTTCGGTTGGCCAGAACATGCACCTTATGACGGCATTATAGTCACTGCCGCGGCCCCCTGTATTCCGCCTTCACTCATTGAACAGCTAAAAGTTGGAGCACGAATGGTTATCCCGCTTGGTTTCCCTAATAGTTATCAGGAGTTGATGCTTGTCGAAAAAAAGGCAAACGGCGAAATCGAGACCCAATCTATTCTTGGTGTCAGCTTTGTACCGCTCACCGGCAAACATGAAACAGATTGCGCCGATAATGTCCTTCCTGGCTCCCGCAAAATTCACTGA
- a CDS encoding zinc-dependent alcohol dehydrogenase family protein produces MKAMVLKNLCNLKENQTPLEILELPVPVPAENEILLKVSTCGVCHTELDEIEGRTPPPKLPVVPGHQVVGRVEAIGTKVTTFKTGDRVGVAWIFSACGKCKFCLSGHENLCRDFKATGRDANGGYAQYMVVAAHFAYAIPKFFSAECAAPLLCAGAIGYRSLCLTGLQNGQRLGLTGFGASGHLVLKMVKHSYPNSEVFVFARNAAERTFALSLGAVWAGDTTEKAPSKLDCIIDTTPAWEPVVEALANLDSGGRLVINAIRKEGDKQSLLDLDYPLHLWQEKEIKSVANITRRDVNEFLNLAAAMELKPEVQVFALEQANEALLELKNQKIRGAKVLKIE; encoded by the coding sequence ATGAAAGCAATGGTATTAAAAAATCTTTGTAATCTTAAAGAAAATCAGACTCCGCTTGAGATTCTGGAGCTCCCTGTTCCCGTTCCTGCCGAAAACGAAATTTTACTGAAAGTCTCAACTTGTGGTGTCTGTCATACAGAACTGGATGAAATTGAGGGACGAACCCCTCCCCCGAAATTACCAGTAGTTCCCGGGCATCAAGTGGTTGGCCGGGTTGAGGCTATAGGTACAAAGGTTACCACTTTTAAAACGGGTGACAGAGTGGGTGTCGCCTGGATTTTTTCTGCCTGTGGAAAATGTAAGTTTTGTCTGTCAGGCCATGAAAACCTGTGTAGAGATTTTAAGGCAACCGGGCGTGACGCCAATGGCGGCTATGCTCAATATATGGTCGTTGCAGCGCATTTCGCTTATGCAATACCGAAATTCTTTTCTGCTGAATGCGCTGCTCCCTTACTGTGTGCCGGTGCAATTGGTTACCGATCATTATGTTTAACGGGATTACAGAATGGACAGCGTCTCGGTTTAACCGGATTTGGTGCTTCAGGGCATCTGGTTTTAAAGATGGTAAAACACAGCTATCCGAACAGCGAAGTTTTTGTTTTTGCCAGAAATGCTGCAGAAAGGACATTTGCCCTGAGCCTGGGTGCTGTATGGGCTGGAGATACCACAGAAAAGGCACCGAGTAAACTGGATTGTATTATTGATACCACACCGGCATGGGAACCCGTAGTTGAGGCATTGGCTAATCTGGATTCTGGAGGAAGACTGGTAATTAATGCGATTCGTAAAGAAGGCGATAAACAAAGTTTACTGGATCTGGATTATCCTCTGCATCTTTGGCAGGAGAAAGAAATAAAAAGTGTCGCTAACATTACCCGCCGTGATGTTAACGAATTTCTCAACCTGGCTGCTGCAATGGAACTCAAACCTGAAGTTCAGGTGTTTGCATTGGAACAGGCTAACGAGGCATTGCTCGAGCTGAAGAATCAGAAGATTCGTGGCGCCAAGGTACTGAAAATAGAATGA
- the ygfZ gene encoding CAF17-like 4Fe-4S cluster assembly/insertion protein YgfZ → MHADWIAYLNTLNLLTHTPPDKQAVLAPLTHLAVLTVSGKDAASFLQGQTTCDIKALTESRPVLGAYCNAKGRAISTFIVIKRQESFLLILTCDLLDSVRKKLQMYVLRADVQLTDHSDDLCISGTANIEVTPQDNLYTYPQLDNGFLFIGNLEETRLFWSEITQRQPLSLVNSSAWLGLDIQAGIPWLYAQTSEEFVPQMLNLDKLGAISFNKGCYTGQEIVARTHYLGKNKRAMYQAHCLTTRDIVPGCTVIDDQDAVLGTVVLAAAHDNVTQLLVVLKDQAAETKILQLNNQSHDKITLNVISHDQSHIMEHE, encoded by the coding sequence ATGCATGCCGACTGGATAGCTTACCTGAATACACTGAATTTATTAACCCACACTCCGCCCGACAAGCAGGCTGTATTAGCTCCTCTCACACATTTAGCAGTTTTAACGGTTTCAGGTAAAGATGCGGCCAGTTTTTTACAAGGGCAGACTACTTGCGATATTAAGGCATTAACAGAATCCAGGCCCGTTTTAGGTGCTTACTGTAATGCCAAAGGCCGTGCTATCAGTACCTTTATTGTTATTAAGCGGCAAGAATCATTTCTGCTTATTCTCACTTGCGATTTACTTGATAGCGTTAGAAAAAAACTACAAATGTATGTCTTGCGTGCTGACGTGCAATTAACCGATCATAGTGATGATTTGTGCATTAGCGGCACCGCTAATATCGAAGTAACTCCGCAAGATAATTTATATACTTACCCTCAGCTTGATAACGGTTTCCTGTTTATCGGCAACCTTGAAGAAACACGCTTATTCTGGTCTGAAATAACACAACGGCAGCCTTTAAGCCTGGTTAATTCAAGTGCCTGGTTGGGGCTGGATATTCAGGCAGGCATACCCTGGTTGTACGCACAAACCAGTGAAGAATTTGTCCCGCAAATGCTTAATCTGGATAAATTAGGCGCTATAAGCTTTAATAAAGGTTGCTATACCGGCCAGGAGATCGTTGCCCGTACGCATTATTTAGGAAAAAATAAACGTGCCATGTATCAGGCTCACTGTCTAACTACTCGTGATATTGTCCCTGGCTGTACGGTTATCGACGATCAGGATGCCGTATTAGGCACTGTGGTATTGGCCGCAGCGCATGACAATGTAACTCAACTACTTGTCGTACTCAAAGACCAGGCTGCAGAAACAAAAATTCTCCAGCTTAATAATCAAAGCCACGATAAAATCACGCTCAATGTAATAAGTCACGACCAAAGCCACATTATGGAACACGAGTAA
- a CDS encoding COX15/CtaA family protein codes for MNPEIARRFRRLGTLTIFAVYFVILVGGIVRASGAGMGCPDWPTCFGQLIPPTSVAELPDNYHEIYAVGYANTDFNVIKTWTEYLNRLTGVTIGFLIFLTLWASRAYLKTDKQVFYLSLAVFLLVGFQGWLGSVVVKTHLHPLMITAHMLLALFIVALLIYAIARSQNDLLRRIDISELPAKFKTVLLVAMGFTLLQVGMGTQVREAVDLIATHHNYIDREYWRDSFPIIFYIHRSFSAVILFTNLWLAWKVYQSVDKNSLLFRLACVLVGLIITAILAGVSLDRLGMPPVAQPIHLLMANLIFGVQFFIFICISYAAKTTPQTVIP; via the coding sequence ATGAACCCAGAAATTGCACGCCGCTTCAGGCGCTTAGGTACACTCACAATTTTCGCAGTCTACTTTGTTATATTAGTAGGCGGTATCGTCCGTGCTTCAGGCGCAGGCATGGGGTGTCCTGACTGGCCTACTTGCTTTGGCCAACTGATTCCGCCGACTAGCGTAGCTGAATTACCTGATAATTATCATGAAATTTATGCCGTTGGTTATGCCAATACCGACTTTAATGTCATCAAAACCTGGACCGAATACCTTAACCGCCTTACTGGCGTTACGATTGGTTTTTTGATTTTTTTAACCCTTTGGGCATCTCGCGCCTATCTGAAAACAGATAAGCAGGTGTTTTATTTATCCTTAGCCGTATTCCTGTTAGTCGGCTTTCAGGGCTGGTTAGGTTCTGTGGTGGTAAAAACACACTTGCACCCCTTAATGATAACTGCACATATGCTACTCGCTCTGTTCATAGTCGCCTTATTAATCTATGCCATTGCGCGTTCGCAAAATGATTTATTACGCCGGATTGATATCTCTGAATTACCAGCTAAATTCAAAACTGTTTTGCTTGTAGCTATGGGCTTTACCTTGTTACAAGTGGGTATGGGAACACAGGTCAGAGAAGCCGTAGATTTAATTGCCACGCATCACAACTATATAGACCGCGAATACTGGCGCGATAGCTTCCCGATAATTTTTTACATACACCGCTCATTTTCTGCTGTTATATTATTCACCAATCTATGGTTAGCCTGGAAAGTGTATCAATCTGTTGATAAAAATAGCTTATTATTCCGTCTCGCCTGTGTTCTGGTCGGGTTAATAATTACCGCTATTCTTGCCGGCGTATCTTTAGACCGCTTAGGTATGCCGCCAGTAGCGCAGCCGATACATTTATTGATGGCAAATTTAATATTTGGCGTACAGTTTTTTATCTTTATCTGCATCAGTTATGCAGCTAAAACAACACCTCAAACCGTGATACCGTAA
- a CDS encoding AMP-binding protein: MLKKFLKWLLTFVYKIEIKGLENYNKAGDRVLIIANHTSFLDPLLLGVFLPDNITFAINSHIAERWWLKPFLSLSQVFPMDPTHPISLKNLIHYLQKPCKTVIFPEGRITVTGSLMKIYDGTGMVADKSGATILPIRIEGAQYTHFSRLHNIVRLRFFPKITLQILPPTHISIAKDLRGKDRRHASGLVLTDIMSDMIFATSHYKQSLFAALLEAKKIHGGKHTVAEDLDRIPLSYNTLITRSIAIGNALTRITEKGENIGVYLPNNCKTLNVVLGLQLHERTPAMLNYSTGASGMLSACHTAKIKTVLTSRRFIELGKFAEDAQTLSENINLVFLEDLAKNIGTIDKLSALLQAKTADLWYPRVEPNPDNPAVVLFTSGSEGAPKGVVLSHKNILANHKQVSARINFNAQDTVLNFLPMFHSFGFTVGTMLPIMNGMTTFFYPSPLHYSIIPEMAYETSATIIFGTNTFLAAYGKKAHAYDFYNIRYVVAGAEKLHENTRQLWADKFGIRILEGYGATETSPVAAVNTPMFYKTGTVGRLMPGMQYKLEEIPGIENAGKLHLYGENIMRGYLLANNPGQLVPPYSLYGEDWYDTGDIVHVDADQYISIRGRSKRFAKIAGEMVSLTATEQLINDIWPDAQHVVVCIPEERKGEQLVLITTQKNATSKDLAALAKGVGSINLPKKIITAEHVPVLATGKINYIEATELALDYFK; encoded by the coding sequence ATGCTAAAAAAATTCTTAAAATGGCTGTTGACTTTTGTTTATAAAATTGAAATAAAAGGCTTGGAGAATTACAACAAAGCAGGCGATCGCGTACTTATCATTGCCAATCATACCTCCTTTTTAGACCCCCTATTACTGGGTGTTTTCTTACCTGACAATATTACGTTTGCAATTAATAGTCATATTGCCGAACGCTGGTGGTTAAAGCCTTTTCTGAGTCTGTCCCAGGTTTTTCCTATGGACCCGACTCACCCTATTTCTTTAAAAAATTTAATCCATTACTTACAAAAACCCTGTAAAACAGTTATTTTTCCCGAAGGCCGGATTACTGTTACCGGTTCATTGATGAAAATATACGACGGTACCGGAATGGTTGCCGATAAATCCGGAGCAACAATTCTCCCTATCCGTATAGAAGGCGCGCAATATACGCATTTTTCACGTTTACATAATATTGTCCGGTTACGTTTTTTTCCTAAAATTACCCTGCAAATTCTCCCCCCTACGCACATTTCAATTGCTAAGGATTTACGTGGAAAAGATCGCCGTCATGCCAGCGGTTTGGTGTTAACTGACATCATGAGCGATATGATATTTGCCACCAGTCACTATAAACAATCGCTATTTGCTGCGCTGCTGGAAGCTAAAAAAATACATGGCGGCAAACACACTGTTGCCGAAGATTTAGACAGGATTCCCTTATCCTATAACACACTGATCACTCGATCTATTGCGATAGGTAACGCACTGACCAGGATCACCGAAAAAGGGGAAAATATCGGTGTTTATCTACCCAATAATTGCAAAACACTGAATGTTGTTTTAGGCCTGCAATTGCATGAGCGCACACCAGCCATGTTGAATTACTCAACGGGTGCATCAGGCATGCTTTCAGCCTGTCATACGGCAAAAATTAAAACCGTCCTCACATCACGTCGTTTTATCGAACTCGGAAAATTTGCTGAAGATGCACAAACATTGTCAGAAAATATCAATCTTGTCTTTCTGGAAGATTTAGCCAAAAACATTGGTACTATTGATAAACTAAGTGCATTACTACAAGCTAAAACAGCTGACTTATGGTATCCCCGTGTTGAACCCAACCCAGATAACCCTGCTGTAGTGCTATTTACTTCGGGCTCGGAAGGCGCACCTAAAGGTGTGGTATTGTCACATAAAAATATCCTGGCAAATCATAAACAGGTTTCTGCGCGCATTAACTTTAATGCCCAGGATACCGTGTTAAATTTTTTGCCGATGTTTCATTCTTTTGGTTTTACTGTCGGTACCATGTTGCCCATCATGAATGGCATGACTACCTTTTTCTACCCATCGCCATTGCATTACAGCATTATTCCAGAAATGGCTTATGAAACCAGCGCTACTATTATCTTTGGCACCAATACATTTTTAGCTGCCTACGGAAAAAAAGCCCATGCTTATGATTTTTACAATATCCGCTATGTGGTTGCAGGCGCTGAAAAGCTGCATGAAAATACCCGACAATTGTGGGCTGACAAATTTGGCATCCGGATATTAGAAGGCTATGGTGCGACTGAAACCAGCCCGGTTGCTGCAGTTAATACTCCGATGTTTTATAAAACAGGCACTGTGGGTCGCTTAATGCCGGGCATGCAATACAAACTCGAAGAAATTCCAGGTATTGAAAATGCAGGTAAACTGCATCTTTATGGGGAAAATATTATGCGCGGCTACTTGCTGGCAAATAATCCGGGTCAGCTTGTACCGCCCTACTCCCTTTATGGTGAAGACTGGTATGATACCGGTGACATAGTGCATGTCGATGCAGATCAATATATTTCCATTCGCGGGCGTAGCAAACGGTTTGCAAAAATTGCCGGTGAAATGGTGTCTTTAACGGCTACCGAACAATTAATCAATGATATCTGGCCTGATGCACAACACGTAGTAGTCTGTATTCCAGAAGAGAGAAAAGGTGAACAGTTAGTACTTATTACCACTCAGAAAAATGCCACCAGTAAAGACCTCGCTGCACTGGCCAAAGGCGTCGGGAGCATTAATTTACCAAAAAAAATCATTACTGCAGAGCATGTGCCCGTGCTTGCAACCGGGAAAATTAATTATATTGAAGCAACTGAATTAGCCCTGGATTATTTTAAATAA
- a CDS encoding alpha/beta hydrolase family protein, translated as MKKLLLIVNLVLFSVNLSANEVHFSTKDNATIYAHLQKRGSHAVLLAHGAIFNKESWGVFEQQLLDNNYTVLAIDFRGYGKSTKGSQSSALYQDILAGIHFLKTQSDISEISVLGASMGGSATAKASVFSEPGSINQLILLSPASVYQAEKLKGDLLFIASADEYLAKGLKVAYNKAPKPKMLKLIPGSAHAQHIFKTSQADALTNIILDFLKK; from the coding sequence ATGAAAAAACTACTTTTAATTGTTAATCTTGTGCTATTCAGTGTTAATTTGTCTGCAAATGAAGTGCATTTTAGTACAAAAGATAATGCTACGATTTATGCCCATCTACAAAAACGTGGTTCTCATGCAGTTTTATTAGCACATGGCGCTATTTTTAATAAAGAAAGCTGGGGTGTATTTGAGCAACAGCTACTGGATAATAATTACACTGTCCTGGCGATAGATTTTAGAGGCTACGGTAAGTCTACAAAAGGTAGTCAATCAAGTGCTTTATATCAGGATATTTTAGCGGGAATACATTTTTTAAAGACCCAGTCTGACATCAGTGAAATATCGGTATTAGGTGCTAGCATGGGAGGCTCTGCGACTGCAAAGGCGAGTGTGTTTTCAGAGCCGGGCAGCATAAATCAACTGATTTTATTATCACCAGCGAGTGTATATCAAGCTGAGAAGCTAAAAGGAGATTTATTATTTATTGCCAGCGCAGATGAATATCTGGCCAAAGGACTTAAAGTCGCATATAACAAAGCCCCAAAGCCTAAAATGCTCAAATTAATTCCAGGTAGCGCCCATGCGCAGCATATCTTTAAAACATCACAGGCAGATGCTTTGACCAATATAATTCTAGATTTTCTGAAAAAGTAA
- a CDS encoding diguanylate cyclase yields MIDNANHHSTLHQTANCILKRDVDDLQIIPYLAVKLLRLTIDNTARAAELSTLLLSEPSLAEKVLSSVNSVVFSPNQKIKSIQHAIKILGDSKVRQIALNQLIFNKLIYQKANFEFEQLFFWQHCLFVATLARIIATSLNHDDPDVLHSAGLLHDIGKIILETHAKINYSAFIRHCEGNIEPSPQSEHVFFGLNHAEIGLVFCQQWNIPKQITASVYCHHVMPDDNSQFLDCKLEIAIISLADYIASLQGIGSNTVKQTPVLHPDVLEQLDIKKINIQKLLNTADNEMQDSCAIFNIKFPNIYKLRAALVQSAILCSSQNTQSNLLAGNISVSSLTIPHRSLNPDEIVPATLAAIQQDFHFDRLIMLNINPKQRNLETTYTWPESLHNSSLQHFNIKIDILPNTHLRSLRERKAVIISNNQPENKVFLEPLNIDECLFFPIVSNERLVALLYADNHTSYRSIEPECINHIEPIIHELGIALANAQCFMQEKNRAELDSLTGLSNNRMLTELINSTFKLGLQQLRHIAVGFIDIDYFKNFNDTCGHQVGDEALVMVAQIMRSLTRPSDFIGRYGGDEFVFILQNTDKHGVHSYAERIRLEVEQQGKILSRQFNGHEITISIGVSLYHQEFDSYAKMISAADSAMYQAKQKGRNCVVVI; encoded by the coding sequence ATGATCGATAATGCTAATCACCATTCAACGCTTCATCAAACGGCAAACTGCATACTAAAACGTGACGTTGACGACCTACAAATCATTCCATACCTGGCTGTTAAACTATTACGTTTAACAATTGACAATACTGCTCGTGCAGCCGAACTGTCAACATTATTATTAAGCGAACCCTCTCTCGCTGAAAAAGTACTCAGCAGTGTTAATTCAGTCGTGTTTTCACCCAATCAAAAAATAAAATCGATTCAGCATGCAATTAAAATTCTAGGGGATTCAAAGGTAAGACAAATAGCTTTAAACCAGTTAATTTTCAACAAACTGATATATCAAAAAGCTAATTTCGAATTCGAGCAACTTTTTTTTTGGCAACATTGCTTATTTGTCGCGACACTGGCACGCATTATCGCTACCAGCTTAAATCATGATGACCCTGATGTGCTACATAGCGCTGGTTTATTACATGATATAGGCAAAATAATTCTGGAGACACATGCAAAGATCAACTATAGCGCTTTTATCCGACACTGTGAGGGCAATATTGAACCCTCTCCTCAGAGTGAACATGTTTTTTTTGGTTTAAATCATGCTGAAATAGGCCTGGTTTTCTGTCAACAATGGAATATACCAAAACAAATTACTGCAAGTGTTTACTGCCACCATGTTATGCCTGACGATAATAGTCAATTTCTCGATTGTAAACTCGAAATCGCCATCATCAGCCTGGCCGACTACATTGCCAGCTTACAAGGCATAGGCTCAAATACAGTTAAGCAGACGCCTGTATTACATCCTGACGTTTTAGAACAGCTGGATATTAAAAAAATAAATATTCAGAAATTATTGAATACTGCTGATAATGAAATGCAAGATAGTTGCGCGATTTTTAATATAAAATTTCCAAATATCTATAAATTACGGGCCGCTTTAGTTCAATCCGCTATTTTATGCAGTTCACAAAATACACAGTCTAATTTATTAGCAGGTAACATATCAGTAAGCAGTTTGACCATCCCTCACAGAAGCCTTAATCCAGATGAAATAGTGCCTGCTACCCTGGCAGCCATTCAGCAGGATTTTCATTTTGACCGCCTAATCATGTTGAATATAAACCCAAAACAACGTAATTTGGAAACAACATATACCTGGCCGGAATCACTGCATAATAGCTCCTTGCAACATTTTAATATAAAGATAGATATATTACCCAATACTCATTTAAGAAGTTTACGTGAACGTAAAGCTGTGATTATTAGCAACAATCAACCTGAAAATAAAGTTTTCCTTGAGCCTCTCAATATTGATGAATGTTTGTTTTTTCCAATCGTAAGCAATGAGCGACTTGTGGCCCTGCTTTATGCTGATAACCACACTAGTTACCGGTCAATAGAGCCGGAATGCATCAACCATATCGAACCTATTATCCATGAACTAGGTATTGCACTGGCAAATGCACAATGTTTTATGCAGGAAAAAAACAGGGCAGAACTTGATTCACTCACAGGTTTATCAAATAATCGGATGCTAACAGAGCTTATAAACAGCACCTTTAAATTAGGTCTTCAACAACTACGTCACATTGCAGTCGGGTTTATAGACATTGACTATTTCAAAAATTTTAATGATACCTGTGGTCATCAAGTTGGCGATGAAGCACTGGTAATGGTTGCTCAGATCATGCGCTCCCTGACTCGACCAAGTGATTTTATAGGCCGCTATGGTGGAGATGAGTTTGTATTTATCCTGCAAAATACTGACAAGCACGGGGTACACAGCTATGCAGAGAGGATCAGACTGGAAGTTGAGCAACAAGGAAAGATCCTTAGCAGACAGTTTAATGGACATGAAATCACCATAAGCATCGGCGTCAGCCTATATCATCAAGAATTTGATAGCTATGCCAAAATGATTAGTGCTGCTGATTCTGCAATGTATCAAGCAAAGCAGAAAGGTAGGAATTGCGTGGTCGTGATATAG